A stretch of DNA from Scatophagus argus isolate fScaArg1 chromosome 23, fScaArg1.pri, whole genome shotgun sequence:
AATGGTCACCTTCTCCTCCCATCAGGCAGAGCTATACTGCTGCCTGCAATGCCTCTTCCACACACTAAAGCAAAGATGTCCTATGTCTTTTGACCAATTACTGCAGGTACTGTATTCATGAATTAACTAAAATATACCTTGCCATTCACACTTCCTCCCCAGACTCAACCCttcaaatgaacagaaaacGGAATGAACAGAGACTTAAAGGCTACTCTCACACCAGCATCAGCTATGTGCTTACCAGTCAAACTGCTTCATCTTGGGCATCTTTGTTCAGAAACATGGCTCTCACTACCACCTGATAGCTTTCTATTCTTCTAAGCTACTCCTTCAGTTTCTTattgaaagaagaagaatcaaatGATCCGAACACAATGTTCACTACAAGAATAACTGGTAACTCAGTTGGCAGGTAGTTGCACAGTATGCTTACAAGACAACAAGGAAAGAGAAGCAGTAAGATGACTACCTAAAGCCACTATCAGAACTATTTGTAAATGTGCAAATGCAGATTTAACGCATGCCTCCCAGTCATGAGTAGGTTGAAGCTTTCCCTTCAAGGAAAGAATAGTGCTGAAATGTCTCGTGAAAGAGATAATTGCCATATTCAGTCTTCCACAGGAAAGTGACAGGGAGACTCTTTCCTCTTCTTAAatcacaaagcagcagagcaaaGAGCTCGGTATAACCCCAGAGCTCAAGACAGGTGGACGGGAACAGATGAAGATAACAGTTTTAATGCTCAGAACTTAGTGCCAACTAAACTACTCCAAAATGTGGAAGGAAAGCCAGAATGGACCGATGCCACAGTGTGCTTCTAACTGAAGGAATATGTCATTTGTTCCAATCAGGTTCAGTCAGAAAATGTACACTTTCAACCAATTTGCATTATTTGATGTATGTTTTCAGGTGAAACAGGTGAAATTAAGGATTTGTCCAGCTTATTGCAATTTTCAGGTTTCTCCTTTTGCACTGTCACAGTCAAGGTTTTACTCACTTTTCCTCAGGACGCCACATCATAACAAACTTCTCCAGATATATTTCTTCAACTACAGGTTAACAGTCAATAACTGAGAAGCAAGATGTTTTGTCCATTGTGCTTATGACCATGGGAGTCTAGTTATAATTTAAAAAGGGGATGCAAACTTGGAAATTTCATTTCTACAGCACCAAAACTTTTTGGTTTAAGAAGCAGCCATACATACTAAACTAGACTAATTACATCCAGGgtgatataaaacaaaaaaagatgccAGTAACTGGGTGGATCAGGATAtcaattttaagaaaaaagttGTTTCATACTTGaaattataatataaaacattatgCTGCCTAAACTGTACTAAACTGCAACTAAAGTTGCAAGtcaaacaaggacaaacaatttaaaaatgaaataatttaacaagacatcacaaaatgttttggaaaattATGAAcattatgtatatattatattctaAACATGGTGTATCAAGAAATAACAAGTAACAACTCACAAGATTACTTTTGAAACTATTTCAGGTTAGTCTGCTGTTCTgtggggtgagggagggagtggTGCAGCAAATGAgttttctgcatgtttctgcaAATGTCTCATTAAGAAGGGTTTCTGTCCACTGTAAAGCTATGCTGCTTTTAATTAGAATTTTGAATTTGGGTGCTGGCCAAAGTCATATTTGAAttataatgaaacagaaataaaactgatcaacatacaatacaaaacaataaagcaaacaGCAATGAAATATACTTCACCAAATAccaacacagcaaaaataaatagacCACAACTCAGCTCTGTAAGACTTGTCCAACAGTCCAAGAATTCAGTTGACGTGGTAAAGGTAGAGAGCAGTTTTCCCTACAATCCCAATAGAGTTCGGTTCCAATCCAGTTTATTACATCAAAAGTTAGTGCTGATTTTACCCTGGATCTCCACAAACAGCTCCTGCAAGACCAGCAACTCTGGAGAAACTCAGGGATATACAGACATCCACTGTATTAGGATGGCTATGTTTTACCACGAGCCAGCTACACTGACCAATACGCAAAGATAGACGACATCAGAGCTCCcaaaaaatgaagccaaaacatctcaatCACCCCGTTTTCTGGCTCCAGCACAGGTCATAAACCCTCATAAGCCATCCATGTCAACAGAGGGGACCAAACTAaaaagtacacatcaaacaaATTTTCCCCAAAGATGGCTTCTGCCATTTTAGGTAAACTTATCAGGCTGGTGTATGTGCAAGCGTATTATGTTAAGTTTGATGTAAATTAGCTATTTGGTATGATAAAAACAGGTTAGAaatcatgattgacagctgagcgctgcttgCGAATTGGTTTAGGCAGGTATATGAGCAGGAACTCAAGCCTGCAGCAATGTGGTCTGATGCTCAGGATGTAGCTGGAGTATCTCTCCTCTGTTGATGAAAAACACTGGTGACTCTACAACACTACAATACTACAGAGCCTGCATATCACTCACTGTGTATCCAAATTTTCAGAGCAAATTTTGTTAATCAGACAAATTGCTTATGTAGATTAGTCATGGGAAATGAGAAGCATTAGAGTTTTCCTTTTGTATCAAGCAGAGGAGAACGTTGACACATGATGTATTTGAGTTCATTTGCCTAATCAGATATTGCACATCCCACTATGTGACTACTGCACATGAAATGTCAATGGAACCATCCCCATATACAGACATGTACGATTAAGTCacttgttaaatgttaaaatatcttTCCACATCTTAAAATATCCTGAAAAAACAGACCATAAAAATGCTCTGGGTGGTGgctacaaaatacaaaatatctAGTCTATCACAACCTGAACAATATCctgtttaaaatgattcaaaaaaagagggagggttGTGACACGAACTTACATTTTTCGTCCACCGTTTGACTCCTTCATAGCCTTTTGTTCTCAGCTTATCATAAAAGAAGCTGTTGAAAAAGTGAACCTgaggaaagaaagcagagaaaagtaaaaatttgGGTAGATGACAGAAAATAGTTTTCATGAAGGCTGATGCTCATGTGTTCAAGTGGTAGCACATggcacaaaaacaggaagtaacGATGATCGGCGCTTCTGTGCTGTCTTTCAATCCAgccattggtaggatttctCGATAACAGCCACTTCTTCTATCTGTCGGACGTACATGCCGTGCAAGGGCTTGTCCCTCCCGGATggttcatcctcttcctcctcatcattgccAGGTTTTTGCTGCCTGAGGAGCCAACTTAGGCTAACTTATAATGAAGTGGGGTATCCGATGACTGGCAGGACATATGTGGTGATAGCCCAGGCCCCGCTCTTACCATTCAGCTGACTTCTCAGGACCTGCCGCACTTACTTCCTTGAAGCCTCCTCATGGTTTCCATTCCCCTGCGGGATACCAAGGTATCTGGAACtgtcctgaacatctgtaatgttgccCTCTGATAGTTCAACCTCACTCCACTCTGATCATCTACCTTCTCTTTGTTACCATGTGACCACACTTATCGAATGACATTCCGATGTCATTGCTGTTGACCCTGGAGAAGTGGATCAGTGAGTCAATGCGCGCTCACTCTTGGCGCACGGCTTGATGTCATCCATGCAGAGGAGGTGGCTGATGGTTGCCCCATTTTGGAAGCGGTATTCCTATTTTCACTCTATGTGATGATCTGGCTGAGGGGTTCAGGGCTATGCAGAACAGCAATAGGGATAGTGCATCACCTTTGTATATGCTGCACTTGATGGTAACTTGTGCAGCTGGCTTTGAGTTGACCTCTAGAGTTGCCTTCCACAGCCCCACCAAGTTCTTTACGAAGGCTCTTAGTATCCTCGTACATTTCCAGGCGTGCCAGTACCAACGTGTGTGGCATTTAGTCATAGGCGTCCTTGTAGTCAGTCCAGGCGGTGCACAGATTGGTCTGCCTGGTCTTGCAGTCCTGAGTGACTGCTCTGTCTGCTTGTGACTGTTTGGCTCCACTAGTATTGCTAGCAATTCCCTTCTGGGTCCCACACATGTATGGATCCATTTGCCCACTTAGGAAGCCTGACAGGTGCTTCCATGTtgtggaggggtgtgtgtgtgtgtgtgtgtgtgtgtgtgtgtgtctcgctctccccctctctctctatttatttatttatttatttttcttaatttcctTACCTTTTCTGGTACAGAGTCCATGACCAGGTCACCATACATGTTCATAATCTGAaaaagacaataacaacaaGTTGCCATGTAAGGAGACATCTTGAAAAAGGACTCAGTAAGGCAGGATTCTTTCTTGCATTTGTAGGGACTAAATGCACATCAAGAAATTTTGTCTGAGTTGGCAAGACATACGACaattctattatttattttagcatgAGGAGGAGGGACTGCCGCTGTGCCACAGCGCTGTGAGCACATGTCCACTTTAAACCAAACAGCATAGAATTGCATTTATATAGTGCATATTAAGAGATAccaaaaaaaagatgcaaaaagtAATACACACCATACTGAGGTTGAAGCATCTTAAAGAAGATAAAGATACTTTTACTGCTGTACCTGGTCATTGAGCCAGTTCTGTCCATACAAAGTGCCAAGGTCATCCATGGTCAGAACGTGGCGTTTGTAGTTAACCCTGAATGTTTTGGCCAGGGCTGATCCAGACGAACGCTGAAAGGATTGTATTAGGTGCTGGACCACTGCTTTCCTAATGAagatcaaatcaaacaaatggaCACGTTAGTAAGCCATTCACTTAATTTACCTACATGCTGTAACATGTGAAGTACAACACAGTCTCAACTAGTTTAATCAACCCTTCAGATCCCCAAAAGAGTTCCGAGTTCTTTCTGTGGATAGATTAGACGGGTCTAATAATCAGATCAGTGTAGAATCAGAATGGCGTCCATGGTAATCCTGATTTAATTCTTATTTTCTCATATGTTATATGTAAAACTATTTGCTCGCATATTATTTGGTTTGAATGAGAAGATGATGATTGTAGCTTTGCAGGGATGATATTTGAAGACTATTGCACACAAGTTAATACTGGCTCATTCACACTACCCAACAACAGCTTTTCACAACGtcttatcaaaaacaaaaatgaacaaatggaAATTATTACCTCAGGGTGGTAGAAGGTAAAAAGAAATCAGTGTATCATGGAAATTACGAGAATAAACAATCTAGGATGAATAATCCAAAAAACGTATTAGGTTAATTTGACATGTGTCGAGTTATGTTTTTTAGATCAAAGATACAacataaaaattcaaattaaaataatgcaaaCCACAAGACCATActtgaaaatggatgaatggacagCCTGGTCTGTTATCCTGATTAACATAATATTAAATTTCAGGAGAGGGACATTGCTGTTGCAATTTTCACCAACCACTGAATATCACATTACTCTTTGTGCATAATTTCTGGGTGCTTTAAGGATCAgagtttaataaaataaaatccccaCAGCAGAACTGCTTTACTTCAAGGTAACATTTTAACACTTTCATTAAATTCTAAACCTTACTGTAAGGTATAACTGTTAGAATTATATTTTATGTGCCACAGCCCCAAGTTGATCCATCTGAAtgtaacacacattttcagactgtaaaatacagtatattcataTACTGAACAATACAGCACTTTTTCTACAAAAGGGCAACACTAGGGTCAGAACGATGAGTCCATTAATGATTCAATCGAGggaaaatcaatgaaaaaactgcttttctctgtttcacgTAATTGGAAGTCAATAACAGAACAGATCCATAACGTGGCAGTGTGACCAAAACACCGAGTCTGACCTGTGTGGCTGTGAGAAGCTCTCACTGAAGATGTCCTGAAGCTTCTCCACAATGTCGTCCACATGAATAGGGATCAAACTGCCATACTGCTGTAGAGATTCTTCAAGAATACCTCAAGAGAGAAGAAACCATGACACATAACTAAACCATTATTTTCATAACAGGCTAGAAAAGTCTAATAGGGTGTCCGTTCAAAACCAACCCTTTCTTTGTGCTCATCACAGCCCTGTGCTTGCACAGAAGAAATGGTCCTCCACAAGTACGGTTCGGCACTTGCCGTTATTGTTCTGTGCATGCACGAGGTTTTATGTGCACTGATTTTGATACTCATTTACCACCACAGACAATCTAACATTTAGGAATCACAGAGTCAAGCACAAAGGTAGAATAGAAATGATCTGAAAATGCTAATGAGGACAAAATCCTGTCAGACATAGAAACAGTTGTTTTAAAAGGATCTAACCAGGGGAGAATTGATCCATACCAGTCACACAAGTCATGTGTTCCTCAGTGATGGCCAGCTCCACTGGTTTGACTTCCATTTCCCGTCTCCCTGTGTCCTCTTGCTTGTCTAGAGAGCAGCCATCTATCTGTTTATCTGCCAGAaataaggaaagaaacaaatgaggaaATATGAAGGTAAAAACGATGTGCAGTGAGAAAACTCAAAGGAACAGATCACacaggaactattttctttcaaGTTGATATCTACTGTGCAAATATGCAGCTGATGGAGAGTGTGTACTTGTTGATCCCCAATTGATATGCACACTCAATAACATACCTGCACTCACCTTTTCACTTCTGAGGAGTGGTTTAACTAAAGTTGTATTTCTGACAGTGTATAGTATTTACTCAACTTACTATCATTTTAATATTCACTAGTGTTGAAATATCCCAACATCTGCTTCAAtaacatttgcttttctttaagaTTCACAATGAATCATGTGTCAATGCGTGTGTGAGAGTTTGACGCATTATGTCAAActctcacacagaaaacataagaCAGAAGCAGCAAGCCCATAACTGATGCCAAAATATAGCGGGACTTCCATCATTGAGTGGTGAAGGGGTATCGGACTTGTTTGAGATTAGCAGGGTCTGCATAGAATCAATCGTCAGGGACCACCACACATTGCATGTCGATAAGATTTTTTAGATTGAGGCGGCCACAGTTGCAGTTGTTCTCCACCGACTGCAAGACCCAGGGCATGATGGGAAAATACCTGCCTGACCCACAGGCTGAATGGTTTAGAAGCTGACTCAACAATGTGACTTTTTAtagattcttttttttgtgtggaaTTGGAGagaatttgattttatttgtctgatttcAAAGGTTTATTCTGTTAACAGAACACATGGTGGGCATTTAGTAGTCAGCAGTAGTAGAGAGAATTACAATctacataaaatatattatatttgtaCGAACAGCCCTGTATTAACATTGGACTACTTTAATGTTGAAGTGTGACACAGCAGTTTTATAGATTATCTGTAAgatatttagttttttatttattcatgtaattTGAGAACAGGGTCGTCTTAGCTGATTGACACAGAGCAGTATTCTAATACGATTCTCATTAAATTGGCGTAAAATGTAGCTTAACAATGAATTTTAATGTCACTCATCCATTCAGTATTTTAGTGGGCTAGAGACTGCATACAAACTGATATGTGGAtctgaacattttaataaatcagatcagatcagatcaatagatagatagctagatagatcagggcagctgtggcctatAGGTTGGAGGCCTGTGATcagagggttgctggttcgattcccccctGGACTGGCAAGTGTGGCAGAGTGATTAATCAATGCCGACCCCCAATTAGTcggcccttgagcaaggcacctacCCACATTTTGTGTTTGGCAAGTGCTTCTTTCAGACCGCTTTGGGGATTTAATGCACAGTTACAAAGCTAATATAAGAGTTAAGGATAATTTCCCCAGTGCAGGACTAATAgaggcctatcttatcttaactgGTTTTCCGGGCTTCCAACTCCCtgttaagataaaaataaagttaaaaccTTGCCAGCGTATTACTCTACTGAATGCACAGCCATTAGCTGATAAaaggtttcttcttcttcactgccaGATTCACAATTTACCGCTAACATTTTTCTCAGCTCCGCTTGCATTTGCTGTTACTTTTCACTGGCCTCTGTTGGTGAGAAGTTAAGTTCAATGGTTGTTGTGAGGAATAAACACCCTATAGACACTCTGTGTCAAAATTGTCCTGATGgactgtagattttttttttatgtactaCATTGACTTTGCAACACCTAAAAGTATACCAGCCCGGTCCAGCCCAAAGTTTGACTCAAGGCGtgaatttattgttttacattGGCCCAACTCTACTTCTTTTCATGTTATTTGTtgataagaaaaatatagaacCGCCATGTTGTGTCCACATCAAACAGCCTTCAAAAGTAAATACAGTGCATGTCATTACCTCTCTCAGACACTGTGAACCTCTTGTCCTTGCAGTCATCCCCTCCATTTGAATACGATGATTGCAGATTTCTTTTTatcctcctctgcctgctgtATAGACTGTACCATTGCCCTCTCCGGTTCCACCGGTGACCTTGAAAGAATATCCATTGGGCCCGCCGGCGCCAGTTCTTCCAGTGCTGGGTGAGTCGAAAACGCTGCCAGCGCCTTAGCCTCCTCAGAGCCCTGTTTCTGCTGAGGTGAGACCTGAACAAGTCCCCTGCTTTGGCCTGGAAGACAGTATCTTCTACAGCGACATCAGcatcttcttctgtcttctcttgtGGTCCATAAGGTTGATGTTGTTGTAAATGAGGGTGCTGAGTGGTCTTTGATGGGAATTCTGGGATCTCCCACTCTACCTCAGCCCGGTCTCcttcttcttccacttcttccTCATCCTCGTCTTCTGCCTCCTCATTGTTATCCCAATCCTTGCCCTCAAACTCACCCTTGTCCTCCCCATCCACAtagttttcttcttcctcatcgCCTACTGCCTCAAGTCCACCAatcatctcctcttcctccttgtctACATACTCTCCTGTccacactttctctttctgccccAGTCTGAGGTGCATGGGGCTGGGTACGCTGTGTCCTGACACCGGAGCTTTGAGGTGGTCACCAGGAATTccacctgaacacaaacagaagcagtgaTTAACTTGTTTTCAATTCAACTGAACACTAACAATGTTCATTCCACTTAACAGCCGTTCTACGTTGGGTTAAGATACAAATGATCAGAATGTTTGGCAGTTATAGAGCAGAGAGTTCATTAGATCTGAtgcaacaaaatggaaaaacttgtatgagaaaatgtttggcaTATTTACTtgactgaaacaaacaattaaaataatggCATATTACTATTCAGTCAAGCGACTAAATGATTTATCCACTGATAATTTCAGGTCTACTTTAGTTACTTGAAAATTGTGAAAGCTACGCCTAATATGATTTGATAAGGGAACTGAAAGGACTCACATTCAGTAAACAGATGTGATACTTAATGATACTATTTTCTAATATTCATTCcagcaaaaatattttgggaaaaaatATAGAACCGGTAAATGAACTATAGTAACACAGCACAACAATTTACACTTGCACAGTTATACATGCTCTTGTAGGTGAGTCTTATCTTTTTTGCTAAAATTTGCTAAAGGGATCAACTCATGAGGAAGTATATAGTGATTTACACGCTTCATGAAGACCCCCAGCTGATATAAATGAACACTGTAAGTAAAGGAGGAATTGGTGCTACAGGTCTAAACGTATCTTTGTTGATGTTCCAGCAATTTTGTGATGAATTATCTTAACTGTTAGACTGAGGTCAAAGTTGTCCTTCATACATCTCCTGTAGtgatgctgctgtcatcatcatcatcatcatcttcctaCATGCGCTGCTGCAGATCCTCTCACTTCCAAATCCAAAGTATTTGGATATCACCATATTATCCATTGGGCATATCTATCTAATTTGCCACTtccaaattatatttatttggaAGTGGCGAATTAGAAAGAAGTCTTGTGGTGTGCATGTTGGGCCATACCAATGTTAAGTACTCAGGAAATACAACCAACCTTCAAGCAAACGTTAAACGCCACCACCGGGAGAGCTCCAGTCAGAGCTATATATTGCATAATTGATCGCTTCTTGTGTAGTGTATCGAATTGTTTCAAATCATATCGCTGGCTGAATATCGTGATATACATCGTATCGTGAGCTGAATATCGTGTATCGTATCATAAGATTAGTGTATCTCTACAGCCCTAATGTCAGTACTACAGCCCTAATGTCTAAGACATTGTGAACCTCCCATCCTTGCTATACCACATATTGTATATCTACATTAACACTCAGTCTTCCTCATCAGTTGGTGCCACAACATGTAtttagagggggaaaaaaacagcgAGACACACCCACAAGAGTACAGATAGTTCTCTCATGCCAACAGCCTGTTTGGCTGTGTCAGTGCAAAGCAGACGGACGTCGCCAAACTTTATTGTGAGCGTAGACTGTGCAACTGGTTTGTGCGGTCGCGAGCATTTAGAGTAGGGATGTTCCTTATGATTCATTCCCTTGACGTTTAAATAGGAAGTttaaactgaggaaaaaaaaaaaaaacgaaaacactcaaaacagtcaaaattgAGCACGGTTTCATCTCTAACGGTGTACATTGTCCAGACACGTGTACATTATAAGAGCTATCTGAAACCTTTAATCACATTCTTCAATGACAGGTTTGGCACAATCGTTAACCAGCATTTTATATGAGGCATAACATTTTAGTTTAAATTATGTCAGTATGCAATTTACATATGTGCTGTAGCAGCTAAGTCAATGCTTCAAACCACTGAGGGGCTGCACAGAAAGGATAATAACTGACACGCACAGCACAGAGCCCGACTTCCACTTCTTTTCTGTAatggaatatttattgctcATTTTTAATGTCCTTCAATGTGTTACATGCAGGAATCTATAAATATTGTCTAACAGTCCCCATacagctaaacatttcacaaatacaAGCATAGCATAGTGCTCAAAAATATTTGTGCTTGCCCATCCAGCAACACCTATCCCATGAATCAAAGTTCCTTCCTGTATTGCCAGTCACCTAAAGCACAAAGTTGAAACCTACTGGACCAATCTATGCCTTACACACTCTTTTTGCACTAGAAATGGCTCCTACATGTACATAAATAGAATAATTATAATCAGTTTGATAACAGACTAGTATATCTGGTGTCGACTGGTGAGAGTAGCGACGTTTAAATGACTAGTCGGCTAATTGAGCACATCCCTGGTCTAAAGCAAGTCACCACAACCCCATACTAATGGAGCCTGAAGGTTCCCATGCAAGGATGCTTTTCCACTTGGAGTATGTGCTCTGTACGCTCAAAATGACATCTTGGTGTGGTTTAATAGCTGCACTGTagccaacaaaaaaaaaggattacAGAGAGTTGTTAAATCAGCGTGGGACATCATAAACAAGCAATTACCCGCTCTCACTGACACATACAGAGCCCAACGTCTGCTACAAGCCACAAACATTATCCAGGACTCATCCCACCCAGGTAACCGCATGTTCAATCTGCTGCCTTCTGGGAAATGCTATAGGTCTACTAAGACCCACACCTCCAGACTGCCaaacaactgaaactgaactgaactctcACTAGAACCATGCAATATATTGGCTTAGTCCAATATTATCATCCAAGCGCAATATTATTCTAGTTCAATTTTAATTTCCTGCTGGAATCATGTAACACACTCCACTGACTGTGCAATTTTTATGTATACTATCCATATCTACCTATTTATGCTATTATCActcatttgtttcatgtgagtcgctgttgttgtgctttttttttttttaccttttaatcTCTATCTTTTATATCTTGCACTTTATCTTAGTACCACTGAAAGGAGTTGCACTTAAATTTCATCATACAGTCGTGCAATGACAATTAAGGcattctattctgttctattctataATGACAATATCATAAAGACACTGTCCTGCAATGGTGAAATTTGCCAGTTAGGTGGTTCTCAAAGACAGATAACATTTACTCTCAGTCTTTAACCTGACCATAAATAAGCAAAGTCAATTCAAGGGCATGTACTTGTACCAACCATTCTGTTTCCTGAAGAGCACcgttacattttttaaaaaaataccacaTGGTTActcaataataaagaaaataatttgcagattatttcataatgaaaatgatcatttagTGCAGGCCTAAATAAAGCTGACATGATCACAGTTTTGGGCCTGTCAAAGGCCTGCACCGTTCAGTCCATTTGCAATTTAAAGCACAATCTCCATGGTCAAAATGCTTAATGTGACGACACCTGTGGTTACTTTATCAGACTCATCACATTAGCACCTACAAGACTGCTTATAATAACACAAGtcttgttaaaatgtaaacagaattaGGATGCTTACCTCCTCCTGTGTCGTCCTGCCCCACAGCAGTCAGACCCAGGTCTCCCTGCCAGCGGTTCTGGGCCAGGCTACCGCCACTGTCTCGCATTATCCACGGACAACCCACAACCTGCGCCAGCTCGTCAcctacaaacaaaaatatagacAGTAGGAGTGTAACCACCCAGTCAGCTCCCAGATcagtctgggaaaaaaaacactgaattttgCTAAGTTTGGAAATTAGTCAATGAAGTCAGTCAGCGTCTCACTGgtgtcaaaacaaggtcagcCAGGAACTTGACCAgagttgtgtctgtgtcttaaagaaatgatgaaaatcacAGGTCTGAGCACACTACTTTACTGTCtctacaaacacagacactaaTCTTGGGAACAGGAGAACTGGTCACTTTGACCACAATCATTTAATTAAGCCAAATTTCTCCACCACAGCATCATGTATCACAATGACATATAATCACATTGTTAATTTACCTAAATATCATTTAATGAAAGATAAAAGGTTAAATGAAAATCATTCTAATTTAAATTTTGGTTAAAACTGTACCCTAACATTTTACTTGTTATGCATCAGTGGATTGCATCTTGTTTGCATCAATGTTTTTTTATAATGTGAAAGATGTTTGCCCAGGCTGACAACCTGTCAGAGGACAAATGGGTCAAGGTGGGTCACAAAAAGAAGAGTTGAACGgcaaaatgtgagaaaactattaattcaaatatttgtttttacttcagaCCAATATTTTATCTCTCTCAGGACAGAACAACAAGTGTGAGATTATTAAAGTCTGTTTCCAGATGCAACTCCCTGCT
This window harbors:
- the senp3b gene encoding sentrin-specific protease 3b; translation: MRDSGGSLAQNRWQGDLGLTAVGQDDTGGGGIPGDHLKAPVSGHSVPSPMHLRLGQKEKVWTGEYVDKEEEEMIGGLEAVGDEEEENYVDGEDKGEFEGKDWDNNEEAEDEDEEEVEEEGDRAEVEWEIPEFPSKTTQHPHLQQHQPYGPQEKTEEDADVAVEDTVFQAKAGDLFRSHLSRNRALRRLRRWQRFRLTQHWKNWRRRAQWIFFQGHRWNRRGQWYSLYSRQRRIKRNLQSSYSNGGDDCKDKRFTVSERDKQIDGCSLDKQEDTGRREMEVKPVELAITEEHMTCVTGILEESLQQYGSLIPIHVDDIVEKLQDIFSESFSQPHRKAVVQHLIQSFQRSSGSALAKTFRVNYKRHVLTMDDLGTLYGQNWLNDQIMNMYGDLVMDSVPEKVHFFNSFFYDKLRTKGYEGVKRWTKNVDIFQKDLLLIPIHLEVHWSLVSVDIPRRAITYFDSQRTLNRRCPKHIFKYLQAEAIKKDQQDFLTGWKGFFKMNVGRQNNDSDCGAFVLQYCKCLALGQPFSFGQQDMPRLRRQMYKELCHCKLTL